One genomic window of Micropterus dolomieu isolate WLL.071019.BEF.003 ecotype Adirondacks linkage group LG14, ASM2129224v1, whole genome shotgun sequence includes the following:
- the LOC123983115 gene encoding solute carrier family 2, facilitated glucose transporter member 11-like, translated as MKSTGDTEPGESCKPSGSDRTLALTVCSAAIGGTFQYGYNISIINAPTSYIQGFINDTYMERWGIGLETTQVTLVWTLIVSAFSIGGLLGALLAGPLAVRFGRKNSLLLNNSFLFAGTVLVLMCRLAKSFEMIIFARVLVGMNAGVSMNVQPMYFGESAPKHLRGAVAFSSAVFTAFGIFLGQVVGLTGLLGTEPLWPYLLASNALPGLIQLLTLPWFPESPRYLLIDRGDREACVRALGRLRGGEAPVLEMEEMLQEQQQQQISTALKSGSAASVKTPCSLFKDPNLRSQLRTVMVASSAMMLCGNDSIYFYASYIFLKAGIPPENIQYVTIGTGASELTASILSNLLIERVGRRYLLLGGYGLMSCWSVVFTVALTLQSRGVAGMPYLSMACVFLYILSFGLGPAGVTGILPAEIFDQAARPAAYMVAGSLMWISLFLVGMLFPFIVSSLGNFCFLPFLAVCLVSTVFLGLTLPETKGKTLTEITAEFDRKNGVKKKRPDVQVGEPVKEHYQLGKACSFTNLTQDLDPDHKNEE; from the coding sequence CCCTCAGGCAGTGACAGGACCCTTGCTTTGACTGTATGCTCTGCTGCCATTGGAGGCACCTTCCAATATGGCTACAACATCTCAATCATCAACGCTCCCACCAGCTACATCCAGGGCTTCATTAATGATACCTACATGGAGCGCTGGGGGATCGGCTTGGAGACTACTCAGGTGACCCTAGTGTGGACTCTTATCGTGTCGGCCTTCTCAATAGGGGGTTTGCTAGGAGCCCTGCTGGCAGGTCCTCTAGCAGTCCGCTTTGGTAGGAAGAACTCGCTGCTTCTGAACAATTCCTTCCTGTTTGCTGGCACCGTGCTTGTGTTAATGTGCAGGTTGGCAAAATCATTTGAGATGATTATCTTTGCTCGTGTTCTGGTGGGGATGAATGCAGGGGTCAGCATGAACGTCCAGCCTATGTACTTTGGGGAAAGCGCCCCCAAACATCTCCGAGGTGCTGTGgctttttcctctgctgttttcaCTGCATTTGGAATCTTCTTGGGTCAAGTTGTGGGACTCACTGGGCTGCTGGGCACAGAGCCACTTTGGCCCTACTTACTAGCTAGTAACGCTTTGCCGGGGTTGATCCAGCTACTTACCCTACCCTGGTTCCCCGAAAGCCCCAGATACCTCCTCATTGACCGCGGAGACAGGGAAGCATGTGTCCGGGCACTTGGAAGGCTTCGTGGTGGGGAGGCTCCCGTCTTGGAGATGGAGGAGATGCttcaggagcagcagcagcagcaaatatCCACAGCCTTAAAATCTGGATCTGCAGCTTCTGTCAAGACACCCTGTTCCTTGTTTAAGGATCCCAACCTGCGATCCCAGCTCAGAACGGTCATGGTTGCCAGTAGTGCCATGATGCTTTGCGGCAATGACTCCATCTACTTCTACGCGTCCTACATCTTTCTCAAAGCAGGAATCCCTCCAGAAAATATACAGTACGTCACCATCGGCACAGGGGCATCTGAGCTAACTGCTTCTATACTGAGTAATCTACTGATTGAACGTGTGGGCCGCAGGTACCTTCTTCTGGGAGGGTACGGTCTCATGTCTTGTTGGAGTGTAGTCTTCACTGTAGCCCTCACCCTTCAGAGCCGCGGGGTGGCTGGGATGCCCTACCTCAGCATGGCATGTGTGTTCCTCTACATCCTCAGCTTCGGCTTGGGCCCAGCTGGGGTGACAGGAATCTTACCAGCTGAGATCTTTGACCAGGCGGCTCGTCCGGCAGCGTACATGGTCGCCGGCTCGCTTATGTGGATCAGCCTGTTCTTGGTGGGAATGCTGTTCCCCTTCATCGTCAGCAGCCTGGGGAACTTCTGCTTCCTGCCATTCTTGGCCGTGTGTTTGgtgtccactgtgtttttgGGGCTCACCTTACCGGAGACTAAGGGCAAGACACTGACTGAGATTACTGCAGAGTTTGATAGAAAGAATggagtgaagaagaagaggccAGATGTGCAGGTGGGTGAACCTGTGAAGGAGCACTACCAGCTGGGTAAAGCCTGCTCCTTCACAAACCTAACGCAAGATCTTGACCCCGACCATAAGAATGAGGAATGA